One region of Erwinia tracheiphila genomic DNA includes:
- a CDS encoding IS481 family transposase, with protein MIHTNNPIIKHKAGLLNLAEELGNVSKACKIMGVSRDTFYRYQELAAEGGIDALINQNRRVPNLKNRADEATERAVVEYAVEFPAHGQHRTSNELRKKGVFISGSGVRSIWQRHDLENFRKRLKALEEKVAREGIVLTDAQIAALEKKAHDDEASGEIETAHPGYLGSQDTFYVGNLKGVGRIYQQTFVDTYSKVAHCKLYTSKTPITAADLLNDRVLPFYEAQGLPMLRILTDRGTEYCGKVEQHDYQLYLAINDIDHTKTKAMSPQTNGICERFHKTILQDFYQVTFRKKLYEDLESLQTDLDNGLWHYNNERTHQGKMCCGRTPMATLLDGKRVWAEKNLNQM; from the coding sequence ATGATTCATACTAACAATCCCATCATCAAACACAAAGCCGGCCTGCTCAATCTCGCCGAAGAACTCGGTAACGTATCAAAAGCCTGCAAGATCATGGGCGTGTCACGCGACACGTTTTACCGTTATCAGGAACTGGCTGCTGAAGGCGGCATCGATGCGCTGATTAACCAGAACCGCCGCGTCCCCAACCTGAAGAACCGCGCCGACGAAGCCACTGAACGCGCTGTTGTTGAATATGCCGTTGAGTTCCCGGCCCACGGGCAACACCGGACCAGTAATGAGCTGCGTAAAAAAGGCGTGTTTATCTCCGGTAGCGGCGTGCGCTCCATCTGGCAACGGCACGACCTGGAGAACTTCCGTAAACGCCTGAAGGCACTTGAGGAAAAGGTCGCCAGAGAAGGCATCGTGCTTACCGACGCTCAAATCGCAGCGCTGGAGAAGAAGGCCCACGATGACGAGGCCAGCGGAGAAATCGAAACTGCTCACCCGGGTTATCTCGGGTCGCAGGACACCTTCTACGTGGGCAATCTGAAAGGTGTGGGTCGTATCTACCAGCAGACGTTCGTGGATACGTACTCGAAAGTGGCACACTGCAAGCTGTATACGAGTAAAACGCCGATCACCGCCGCAGACCTGCTCAATGATCGCGTACTGCCGTTCTACGAGGCTCAGGGACTGCCGATGCTGAGGATCCTGACCGACAGGGGAACGGAGTACTGTGGTAAGGTGGAGCAGCATGATTACCAGCTGTATCTGGCCATCAACGATATCGACCATACAAAAACGAAGGCGATGTCTCCGCAGACGAACGGCATCTGCGAGCGCTTCCATAAAACTATTTTGCAGGATTTTTATCAGGTTACGTTCCGTAAGAAGTTATACGAAGACCTGGAGAGCCTGCAAACGGATCTGGACAACGGGTTGTGGCATTACAATAATGAGCGAACTCATCAGGGAAAAATGTGCTGCGGGCGTACGCCAATGGCCACGTTACTTGATGGTAAACGAGTCTGGGCAGAAAAAAATCTGAACCAGATGTAA
- a CDS encoding IS4 family transposase, which produces MELSQALGIINAATPERARSLADLIPPELIQQALTLTDTVTLRKRKLSLESMIWLVVGMSIFCDRPMTEIVNLMDITDRTGAPFTARSAVIQRRKTLGENAVRELFDITQQHWNQQAAHPKWHGLNLFAVDGVVWRTADTPENRAVFSKHSSQYGEGGYPQVRMVCLMELSSHLIAASAFDSEKVSEMRLAEHLTEKTPNNSITLFDKGFYSMGLLHHWQTAGEHRHWLLPLKKHVQYQVVRRLGRGDELICLKTSPRARKQWPGVPEEMVARLLTRRVDGKERQVLTSLTDPNRYPGKDISELYRHRWETELGYREAKQGMLDSRWTLRSRLPELVRQELWGVLLAYNLVRYQMVQMAFHLKGDYLPYQLSFSGAISEIIRMLITLPWASPGKMPGELRTLYEQAKWLVLPGRRERSYPRELRVKSRKYPDKKVAGHLKCTSSDLI; this is translated from the coding sequence ATGGAACTTTCCCAGGCCCTCGGCATCATCAATGCCGCCACTCCTGAGCGCGCCCGTAGTCTCGCCGACCTTATTCCTCCCGAGCTTATTCAGCAGGCGCTCACCCTGACCGATACCGTTACTTTGCGTAAACGTAAACTTTCCCTCGAATCCATGATTTGGCTTGTCGTTGGGATGTCCATTTTTTGCGATCGTCCGATGACCGAAATCGTCAATCTGATGGATATTACTGACCGGACCGGAGCTCCTTTTACCGCACGCAGCGCTGTCATTCAGCGCCGTAAGACTCTGGGTGAAAATGCAGTGCGGGAGCTTTTTGATATCACACAGCAGCACTGGAATCAGCAGGCTGCACATCCAAAATGGCACGGTCTGAATCTGTTTGCTGTCGACGGCGTGGTCTGGCGTACCGCCGATACGCCGGAAAACAGAGCCGTCTTCAGTAAACACAGCAGCCAGTACGGCGAAGGCGGCTATCCTCAGGTGCGAATGGTTTGTCTGATGGAGCTGAGCAGCCATCTGATCGCCGCCAGTGCATTCGACAGTGAAAAAGTCAGTGAAATGCGGCTGGCTGAACACCTGACGGAGAAAACCCCGAATAACAGTATCACCCTGTTCGATAAGGGATTTTATTCGATGGGTCTGCTTCATCACTGGCAGACAGCAGGAGAACACCGTCACTGGTTGTTGCCGTTGAAAAAACACGTACAGTATCAGGTGGTTCGCCGTTTGGGGCGTGGAGATGAACTGATATGCCTGAAAACCAGTCCACGAGCCAGGAAGCAATGGCCAGGGGTCCCGGAAGAAATGGTGGCAAGACTGCTGACCCGCAGGGTAGACGGTAAAGAGAGGCAGGTGCTGACGTCACTGACAGACCCGAATCGCTATCCGGGTAAAGATATCAGCGAGCTATATCGCCACCGCTGGGAAACAGAACTGGGCTACCGGGAAGCAAAGCAGGGTATGCTGGACAGCCGGTGGACATTACGCAGTCGCCTGCCGGAGCTGGTGAGACAGGAGCTATGGGGGGTACTGCTGGCTTATAACCTGGTGCGATATCAGATGGTGCAGATGGCGTTCCATCTGAAAGGAGATTACCTGCCTTACCAGCTGAGCTTCAGTGGAGCGATAAGCGAAATAATCCGGATGCTGATAACCCTGCCCTGGGCTTCGCCGGGAAAAATGCCGGGAGAACTGAGAACCCTGTATGAACAGGCGAAATGGCTTGTGTTACCGGGTAGAAGAGAGCGAAGTTACCCGAGAGAGTTGAGGGTAAAGAGCAGGAAATATCCGGATAAAAAGGTTGCTGGTCACCTTAAGTGTACTAGCTCAGACCTGATCTGA
- the osmE gene encoding osmotically-inducible lipoprotein OsmE gives MNKVIGFICAAVALAVLSGCTAYDRAESYVTKPVVQDVKKGMTRQQVRDIAGPPSTEITMVHARGTCQTYVLGERDGKLQTYFVSYSDNGRVMNYGFQSCKDYDTDPQTGQ, from the coding sequence GTGAATAAAGTAATAGGATTTATTTGTGCAGCAGTGGCGCTGGCTGTTTTATCGGGCTGTACCGCCTATGACCGTGCGGAAAGCTATGTGACAAAACCCGTCGTTCAGGATGTGAAGAAAGGCATGACACGTCAGCAGGTCAGGGACATCGCCGGCCCACCTTCCACTGAAATTACTATGGTTCACGCTCGTGGCACCTGCCAGACCTATGTATTAGGTGAACGTGACGGTAAACTGCAGACTTACTTCGTTAGCTATAGCGATAACGGTCGCGTGATGAATTACGGTTTCCAGAGCTGCAAAGATTACGATACCGACCCGCAGACCGGGCAGTAA
- the nadE gene encoding ammonia-dependent NAD(+) synthetase, with protein MALQQEIIDALGVKPTIDVKQEIRTSVDFLKSYLKANPFLKTLVLGLSGGQDSTLTGKLCQTAINELRAETGDQRLQFIAVRLPYGVQADEKDCQDAITFIQPDRVLTVNIKEAVQASEKALRDAGIALSDYIRGNEKARERMKAQYSIAGMTAGAVVGTDHAAEAVTGFFTKYGDGGTDINPIFRLHKGQGKQLLKELGCPEHLYLKHPTADLEDDRPGLQDEVALGVTYQQIDRYLEGQSIDATASKIIEGWYLKTEHKRRPPVTVFDDFWKK; from the coding sequence ATGGCTTTGCAACAGGAAATCATCGACGCACTGGGTGTGAAACCAACTATCGACGTGAAACAGGAAATCCGAACCAGTGTCGATTTTCTTAAGTCTTACCTGAAAGCGAATCCCTTTCTCAAAACACTGGTTCTGGGCCTGAGTGGTGGTCAGGATTCTACGTTGACCGGCAAGCTCTGTCAGACCGCTATCAATGAACTTCGTGCTGAGACTGGCGATCAGCGTCTGCAATTCATTGCCGTACGCCTGCCCTACGGCGTGCAGGCGGATGAGAAAGATTGCCAGGATGCCATTACTTTTATCCAGCCCGACCGCGTCCTGACGGTAAATATTAAAGAAGCGGTGCAGGCCAGCGAGAAAGCCCTGCGCGACGCCGGCATTGCACTTTCAGACTATATCCGGGGCAATGAAAAAGCCCGTGAACGCATGAAAGCGCAATACAGCATTGCTGGCATGACAGCCGGTGCCGTTGTGGGAACTGACCATGCGGCTGAAGCTGTGACCGGTTTTTTCACTAAATATGGCGATGGCGGCACCGACATTAACCCTATCTTTCGCCTGCACAAAGGTCAGGGAAAGCAACTGTTAAAAGAGCTTGGCTGCCCGGAGCACCTGTATCTGAAACATCCGACCGCTGACCTGGAAGATGATCGACCGGGATTACAGGATGAAGTGGCGTTAGGGGTGACCTATCAGCAAATCGATCGCTATCTCGAAGGACAGAGCATTGATGCCACAGCCAGCAAAATTATCGAAGGCTGGTATCTGAAAACCGAACATAAACGCCGACCGCCCGTCACTGTGTTTGATGACTTCTGGAAAAAATAG
- the icmH gene encoding type IVB secretion system protein IcmH/DotU, whose translation MSKENHTDVSLSAGRENLLLAAAAPLLNAIVQIRMAATHDDPMMLRQQLIDEIRQFERRGKQVGLPFDMIIGARYCLCSALDEAAAQTPWGNRSVWSGNGLLVTFHDESWGGEKVFQLLSRISQTPAQHLWLLEVIDYCLLLGYEGRYRAIEQGRAQRDAMRERLARLIDDTRSAAENTPAPQALTAVSQNTIWSPPVPLWVCVTMVAFIASLIYSAFNWQLGNTARPLLHAIWQTPLPKTEASKSMRSSQTLLDIRKRLDDLIASHQLDVSDESSGSVVIIAADKLFSEDGTDLTPQGRAIITRVSAALDDIPGMILVRSFTDDRPLHASHYTSNYDFSLARARNVSALMIHLQKPLHVIRSEGRGDSNQLLPNDSDENRAQNRRVEIVLYAAPQTTGHQKEKP comes from the coding sequence ATGAGCAAGGAAAACCACACTGACGTGTCTCTTTCAGCCGGTCGGGAAAATCTGTTGCTGGCAGCAGCCGCACCGCTACTTAATGCGATAGTGCAAATCCGCATGGCCGCAACCCATGACGACCCGATGATGCTGCGTCAGCAGCTTATTGATGAGATCCGTCAATTCGAACGACGCGGTAAACAGGTGGGTTTACCCTTCGACATGATTATTGGCGCACGCTATTGTCTGTGCAGCGCACTGGATGAAGCGGCAGCACAAACACCGTGGGGCAACCGAAGCGTCTGGTCCGGCAACGGACTGCTGGTGACCTTTCATGATGAAAGCTGGGGCGGGGAAAAAGTTTTTCAGCTACTTTCGCGTATTTCACAAACACCTGCTCAACATCTCTGGCTGCTGGAAGTGATTGACTATTGCCTGTTACTTGGCTATGAAGGCCGCTACCGGGCAATTGAACAGGGACGTGCTCAACGTGATGCCATGCGTGAGCGTCTGGCCAGATTAATTGATGACACGCGTAGTGCGGCAGAAAATACCCCTGCGCCTCAGGCGCTGACAGCGGTCAGCCAGAATACGATATGGTCTCCGCCCGTGCCACTGTGGGTGTGTGTCACCATGGTAGCGTTTATCGCCAGTCTTATTTATTCTGCGTTTAACTGGCAGCTGGGAAATACCGCAAGGCCACTGTTGCACGCTATCTGGCAAACGCCACTCCCCAAAACTGAAGCCAGCAAATCAATGCGCTCTTCACAAACATTGCTGGATATTCGTAAACGGCTTGATGACCTGATTGCCAGCCACCAGCTGGATGTCTCTGACGAAAGTAGCGGCAGTGTGGTTATCATTGCCGCTGATAAACTTTTCAGCGAGGACGGTACCGATTTGACGCCGCAAGGGCGCGCTATTATTACCCGCGTCTCCGCAGCGCTGGATGATATACCGGGAATGATCCTTGTCAGATCATTCACGGACGATCGACCTCTCCATGCATCCCATTACACGTCTAATTACGACTTTTCACTGGCTCGCGCACGAAACGTCAGCGCATTGATGATTCACTTACAAAAACCCTTGCACGTTATCCGCAGTGAGGGACGCGGCGACAGCAATCAATTGCTACCCAATGACAGCGATGAGAACCGGGCGCAAAATCGTCGTGTAGAGATTGTTCTGTATGCGGCACCACAAACAACGGGCCATCAAAAGGAGAAACCCTGA
- the tssM gene encoding type VI secretion system membrane subunit TssM, with product MPLLFSSLIFNRLLWSFSGITALAALIWIVGPQISFGGQHWGESRLNRQLAIGLCYFLWILLQLIPQLYRAWFNRQLLHNLQKHSVDHAEQAATTELLSTRFSEATTLLKRMQFTSPRKKKQYTWLQRISARYLYQLPWYMIVGAPGAGKTTALINSGLEFPLSESLGRTALRGVGGTRHCDWWFTREAVLLDTAGRYTLQESQRERDASEWQTFIALLKRYRARQPINGVIMTISVADLLSDSAEVRHAQASALRLRMAELHQQTVIHFPVYVMVTKTDLLKGFMSYHANLDKVQRDAIWGFTFAWESERQNSPPHENNFEHQFRYLTQCLQDALAGKMAREKELNQRAECFLFPQEFASLRPLLAEYFDVIFSAENGKMPWAPRGLFFTSGTQEGLPFDRIMGELSRKLQLPQASDHSIANWNRISRRTPIPATKGQSFFIHSLLRDLVFQERCLAGSDRIWERRNRQMHWASYAVLMLALAATTFLWATSYYKNKQYLQQVNHRLAPIELQAKKLQVSNHGEIIDLLPFLNNLVALPQSQQFSLDAPPLSMRGGLYQGGQIGKAAWGLYQNALKSLLLPRVAQTITQALRNDQGGDSEFSRNALRAYQMLYQPRSYDGEFLRGWVMQNLQRTLPGNVTTRELQQLDWHLSQLLDRQIQTSPYARDNSLMRKKLIKNNIPEDPLGSLVPIPTVSDDYPSKED from the coding sequence ATGCCGTTACTCTTCTCCTCGTTGATCTTTAACCGACTGCTGTGGAGCTTCTCAGGCATCACAGCCCTTGCTGCACTTATCTGGATAGTAGGGCCACAGATCTCATTTGGTGGTCAACACTGGGGAGAAAGCAGGCTCAACCGGCAGCTTGCCATTGGGCTATGTTATTTCTTGTGGATTTTATTGCAGCTGATCCCACAGCTTTACCGCGCCTGGTTTAACAGGCAACTCTTACATAATTTACAAAAGCACAGTGTCGATCATGCCGAGCAGGCGGCAACCACAGAGCTGCTGAGTACCCGCTTCAGTGAAGCAACGACGCTGTTGAAAAGAATGCAATTTACGTCTCCCAGGAAAAAAAAGCAGTATACCTGGCTGCAACGCATTAGCGCCCGGTATCTTTATCAATTGCCCTGGTACATGATTGTCGGTGCCCCCGGGGCGGGTAAAACCACGGCTTTAATTAATTCAGGACTGGAGTTTCCTCTTAGCGAAAGTCTGGGCAGGACAGCCCTGCGCGGTGTTGGCGGTACACGTCACTGCGACTGGTGGTTTACCCGGGAAGCCGTGTTGCTCGATACGGCAGGACGTTACACGCTGCAGGAGAGCCAGCGAGAGAGAGACGCCAGCGAATGGCAAACGTTTATCGCGCTTTTAAAACGTTACCGAGCCCGGCAACCAATAAATGGCGTCATTATGACCATTAGCGTTGCAGACTTACTGAGTGACTCAGCAGAGGTGCGCCATGCACAGGCCAGCGCACTTCGTCTGCGCATGGCAGAACTACACCAGCAAACGGTTATTCATTTTCCCGTCTATGTGATGGTCACCAAAACCGATCTGCTGAAGGGGTTTATGAGTTATCACGCAAATCTGGATAAAGTACAGCGTGACGCGATATGGGGATTTACCTTCGCATGGGAATCTGAAAGACAAAATAGCCCGCCGCACGAGAACAACTTCGAACATCAGTTCCGCTATCTTACACAATGCTTGCAGGACGCTCTGGCAGGCAAAATGGCGCGCGAGAAAGAACTGAATCAGCGCGCTGAGTGTTTCCTCTTTCCCCAGGAATTTGCCTCTCTTCGCCCCTTACTGGCTGAATATTTCGACGTCATCTTCAGCGCAGAAAATGGCAAAATGCCGTGGGCACCACGCGGACTCTTTTTTACCAGTGGAACCCAGGAAGGATTGCCTTTTGACCGCATTATGGGGGAGTTGTCGCGTAAATTACAGCTCCCTCAGGCATCCGACCATTCCATCGCCAACTGGAACCGGATTAGTCGCCGTACTCCGATTCCGGCAACAAAAGGCCAGAGCTTTTTTATTCACTCGCTGTTACGCGATTTGGTTTTTCAGGAGCGCTGCCTCGCAGGGAGCGATCGCATATGGGAGCGCCGCAACCGACAGATGCATTGGGCAAGCTACGCTGTGCTAATGCTGGCCCTTGCCGCGACAACATTTTTATGGGCCACCAGCTATTATAAAAATAAGCAGTATTTGCAGCAGGTAAATCACCGTCTGGCCCCGATTGAACTTCAGGCCAAAAAGCTGCAGGTCAGTAATCACGGTGAGATTATTGATTTGCTCCCCTTCCTGAACAATCTGGTTGCCCTGCCGCAAAGTCAGCAGTTTTCTCTTGATGCTCCGCCGTTAAGTATGCGCGGAGGGCTTTATCAGGGGGGGCAGATTGGTAAGGCTGCGTGGGGTTTATATCAAAACGCATTAAAAAGTTTGTTATTACCGCGTGTTGCGCAGACTATCACCCAGGCTTTAAGGAATGATCAGGGTGGCGATAGCGAGTTCAGCCGTAATGCGTTAAGAGCATATCAAATGCTGTATCAACCACGCAGTTATGATGGTGAATTCTTACGGGGATGGGTAATGCAAAATCTACAGCGCACGTTGCCAGGCAATGTGACAACCCGCGAGCTACAGCAGCTGGACTGGCATCTGAGTCAGCTGCTCGATCGACAAATTCAGACCTCGCCCTACGCCCGCGATAATTCACTGATGCGTAAGAAGTTAATCAAAAATAATATACCTGAGGATCCGCTGGGCAGTTTAGTTCCTATCCCAACTGTCTCTGATGATTATCCATCAAAAGAGGACTAA
- the tagF gene encoding type VI secretion system-associated protein TagF, translating to MAEKNQQGWYGKLPGDGDFLQRDLSEPVVAYWSNWFQLGLAYWHHHGGGDGERFSEAPAWNFALPATLGLQQVQIGCLVPSKDRVGRSWPLLALQRISLNHWHPAQLIVCGDWFRFLGTTLHQATTAPLTAAQLDNALKNQPSLAISCAGRSDIMEVLGYQNLPSTLAWPEVATHFDPMGYTSYWWTNQSDGYPLTSHKHSGNLTAQLFSQLFNPAAAARPGRHGLYPPMFE from the coding sequence ATGGCAGAGAAAAATCAGCAGGGGTGGTATGGCAAACTACCGGGAGACGGCGATTTTTTACAACGCGATCTTTCTGAGCCTGTCGTTGCTTATTGGTCTAACTGGTTCCAGCTTGGACTGGCATACTGGCACCACCATGGCGGGGGTGACGGCGAACGTTTCAGTGAAGCTCCGGCATGGAATTTCGCTCTGCCTGCCACTCTGGGTTTACAGCAGGTACAGATTGGCTGTCTGGTGCCTTCAAAAGATCGCGTAGGCCGTTCATGGCCCCTGCTGGCACTTCAGCGAATCAGCCTTAACCACTGGCACCCGGCTCAACTAATCGTCTGCGGCGACTGGTTTCGCTTTCTGGGTACCACGCTGCATCAGGCGACAACGGCTCCACTCACGGCGGCACAACTTGATAATGCATTGAAAAACCAGCCATCGTTAGCGATTTCCTGCGCGGGCCGCTCGGATATTATGGAAGTTCTCGGTTATCAAAACTTACCCTCCACGCTCGCCTGGCCGGAAGTGGCGACGCATTTTGACCCAATGGGTTACACCAGCTATTGGTGGACAAATCAAAGTGATGGCTATCCTCTTACCAGCCACAAACATAGCGGTAACCTTACTGCTCAGTTGTTCTCGCAATTATTCAATCCGGCAGCTGCGGCACGGCCGGGTCGGCATGGGCTTTATCCCCCTATGTTTGAATAA
- the tagH gene encoding type VI secretion system-associated FHA domain protein TagH, protein MRFTLVESKNGKPLTCCDFVAPGGTIGRSPDNDLVLPDEERAISRLQAVVHIASNGECRLTNHGSVTAVIHNRTPLARGTQILLQHNDMLGIGHYRIRVSDPSCQDEPTFSNVDPLVLFTQPDLSTPDPLGISPGEESVSTPAQELHTAEQLYARQTRQKDARLGINPVNHGNMHTERTAAPENEQRLLAALMEGMGLDHINKPQLTEDQMRTTGRMLSLFSQGTVALLSSRSILKRGVKAEMTMILNEANNPFKILPSGKTVLMQIYQSEMPGFMGPEQAVRDALVDLQAHQLGMISGIRAIIAAMLQSFHPQRLEEFARRDGNLPRISRGILKKAALWDYFFRHYQNMSGEIEDDFHMLFGNAFLQAYDMEVNQYKDSQTLPEEE, encoded by the coding sequence ATGCGATTTACCCTTGTTGAAAGCAAAAATGGTAAACCTCTTACCTGCTGTGATTTTGTCGCTCCTGGCGGCACAATTGGGCGCAGCCCCGATAACGATCTGGTGCTGCCAGATGAAGAACGTGCTATCTCACGTTTACAGGCGGTTGTGCATATTGCCAGTAATGGTGAGTGCCGGCTGACCAATCATGGTAGCGTCACCGCCGTTATTCATAATCGTACCCCGCTGGCCAGAGGCACGCAGATCCTGCTGCAACACAATGATATGCTGGGTATCGGTCATTACAGGATAAGGGTGAGTGACCCCTCCTGTCAGGATGAGCCGACTTTCAGCAATGTTGACCCGCTGGTCCTGTTTACGCAACCCGATCTCAGCACGCCCGATCCTCTGGGCATTTCGCCTGGCGAGGAGTCGGTTTCGACGCCGGCTCAGGAGCTTCACACCGCCGAACAGCTGTACGCCAGACAAACCCGACAGAAAGATGCCCGGTTAGGTATCAACCCGGTGAATCATGGAAATATGCATACGGAACGCACCGCCGCGCCGGAAAATGAACAACGGCTGCTCGCTGCGCTGATGGAAGGAATGGGGCTGGATCACATTAATAAGCCGCAGCTCACGGAAGATCAGATGCGCACAACCGGGCGAATGCTCAGTCTTTTTTCGCAGGGAACCGTCGCCCTGCTTTCATCGCGTTCAATCCTTAAACGCGGCGTGAAAGCCGAAATGACAATGATCCTGAATGAGGCGAATAATCCCTTTAAAATCCTGCCTTCCGGCAAAACGGTACTGATGCAGATTTATCAAAGCGAGATGCCCGGCTTTATGGGACCGGAGCAGGCCGTACGGGATGCGCTGGTCGATTTACAGGCGCATCAACTGGGAATGATTTCGGGGATCCGTGCCATTATTGCTGCCATGCTGCAATCCTTTCATCCGCAGCGTCTCGAAGAATTCGCACGCCGAGACGGTAATCTGCCACGTATCAGCCGCGGAATATTGAAAAAGGCAGCGTTGTGGGACTATTTTTTTCGTCACTATCAAAATATGTCAGGCGAGATTGAAGATGATTTCCACATGCTGTTTGGTAACGCTTTTTTGCAAGCTTACGATATGGAAGTCAATCAGTACAAAGATTCGCAAACCTTGCCGGAAGAAGAATGA
- a CDS encoding PP2C family protein-serine/threonine phosphatase, which produces MNINYSAMSHKGQREHNQDKMGAILQEHCACFLVCDGVAGTAGGEIAARITRDALLSRFTDDAPVEPADTERWVADAQQAVRQAQQSMANFSNMSTTLAALFINRDTQQSWWIHAGDSRVYHFRRGYIHSHTRDHSLVQQLKDAGVDNTGINSNLLYNALGAEVPHPFSCSGIHPLEDGDAFLVCTDGFWCNLTPEEMEQALRMVNSPEEWLALMHAAISRSKKEDNLSAVAIWIGSPQEATLIQLTADSARFLPPRK; this is translated from the coding sequence ATGAATATTAATTACTCGGCTATGTCGCATAAGGGCCAGCGAGAGCATAATCAGGACAAAATGGGGGCAATACTGCAGGAACACTGTGCCTGTTTTCTGGTTTGTGATGGCGTGGCAGGCACTGCTGGGGGAGAAATAGCAGCGCGTATAACCAGGGATGCTTTGCTTTCGCGATTCACCGACGACGCGCCTGTTGAGCCTGCCGATACCGAACGTTGGGTAGCGGATGCTCAACAGGCCGTACGACAGGCACAACAGTCGATGGCGAACTTCAGCAATATGAGTACGACGCTGGCGGCGCTGTTTATCAATCGTGATACACAACAATCCTGGTGGATACACGCCGGAGACAGCCGGGTTTACCACTTTCGACGGGGCTATATTCACTCGCACACCCGCGATCACAGTCTTGTACAGCAATTAAAAGATGCCGGGGTTGATAATACGGGTATTAACAGTAATTTACTTTATAATGCGCTCGGTGCTGAAGTCCCGCATCCGTTCAGCTGCAGTGGTATACACCCTCTTGAGGACGGAGATGCTTTTCTGGTTTGCACAGACGGTTTCTGGTGCAATCTGACTCCTGAAGAAATGGAACAGGCACTTCGTATGGTTAACTCTCCTGAAGAGTGGCTGGCGCTCATGCACGCGGCGATTAGTCGTAGTAAAAAAGAAGATAATTTGAGCGCGGTAGCAATCTGGATTGGCTCACCCCAGGAAGCTACGTTGATACAATTGACGGCGGACTCAGCCCGGTTTCTGCCGCCGCGTAAATAA